The stretch of DNA ACTTAGAGCTGCAATTGCGCAACCTCGTCGTCGCAACGATGACCTCCGCCTTGGGTGGCGCTGGCGTGCCTTTCCTCGATATGGCCGGCAATCAAGGCCTGATGAGCCAGAAAATCAGCGAAGCGCTGACGCCGGTGTTTGCCAAATACGGCCTTGAGCTCGATAACTTCGCGGTAGAAAACATCAGCCTGCCTGAAGAACTGCAAAAAGCCATCGACACGCGCATCACGATGGGCATGATCGGCAATATGCAAACCTATACCCAATACCAAGCCGCCAACGCCATTCCGCTCGCAGCGCAAAATGAAGGTGGTCTTGCCGGTATCGGTGCCGGCATGGCCGCCGGGGTGGGCGTCGGCCAAGTAATGGCCGGCGCGATGACCAATGCCTTGGGGCTGGGCGGCGTTGCTGCGCCAGCAGGTACAGGCGTCGTGATTGGTGCGGATGGCGGTATGGGCGTAGGTGTAATGGCAAGTGGCGCTCAGCAGCCAGTACCCACGCAGGGTAACGCTGCACCTGCCGCCGATCCAAACAGCCCACAAGCCAAACTCGGCCAGCTGAAAGGCTTGCTAGATCAAGGCTTAATTAGCCAAGGCGATTACGACAGTGCAAAAGCTGAAGTATTGAAGAAGTTGATTGGTTAATTGTTCGCGGCGTAAATGGAGCTGAATATGACTTTACTGCTGGGTATGGCGGCGATTGTAGGTGGAGTTTTGTTGTTCAATTATTTCTTTCCATTTATGCCGTGGACGAAACAAGAATGGTTAGCGCTGCCGACCGAATCCGAATATAGACAAAGGCACCCTACAGCCTGCAACGGGGAG from Chitinibacter fontanus encodes:
- a CDS encoding SPFH domain-containing protein, with protein sequence MSLGSFIKKQFIDILQWNEDSDGVLAYRYPMADFEIQYGASLTVRESQAAVFINEGQVADVFGAGMYKLTTQTLPVLTYLKNWDKLFESPFKSDVYFFSTRLQLGRKWGTPQPITIRDADFGMVRMRAFGVYSYKLVDPKLFFSEISGTREVYTRDDLELQLRNLVVATMTSALGGAGVPFLDMAGNQGLMSQKISEALTPVFAKYGLELDNFAVENISLPEELQKAIDTRITMGMIGNMQTYTQYQAANAIPLAAQNEGGLAGIGAGMAAGVGVGQVMAGAMTNALGLGGVAAPAGTGVVIGADGGMGVGVMASGAQQPVPTQGNAAPAADPNSPQAKLGQLKGLLDQGLISQGDYDSAKAEVLKKLIG